From the genome of Watersipora subatra chromosome 9, tzWatSuba1.1, whole genome shotgun sequence:
CATAGTGTCTGTAGCAATGGTTTCATCATTCACTAAGGTTAAGTGTACAACAGTTTATAAGCAGCCTTCAAGAACTGATAAACGAATCTTAGATGATTATAAGCAATAGCATTCCATTGATAGTCTAAAGTTCTGCCATATTTCTCTAGTTGTCGTTAGAGGTCTTTCATGTCCCATGAGAGACAGGAACCCATGGAAAGTTTGAATTCGTTAAGCTAGAGGTGGTGGAGCAGCAACCTATATAGCCAGTGTCCATACTGGAGACCTACTGAAGCAGCCCCTAGAGTATGGAAGTCTAATGTAGCTGACACACTCGATAGAAACACCCAACTGGTCACTGTGTAAGTTGTGTATAATATAGGTATTTATTGTGCTGTGTTTAGCCTATGCTATAGTCTTTTCATGATATTCACTTGTtaacatttgtactagtttaaatgagttgatgtTATACTGACTAAGAAATTGCGTTATTAAGATAACAAATTTGCATGTTTAACTGGTTCAACCATATGGTATACTAAAACACTGTGTTTTACAACCATAAAATATGCTATGACTAGCCGAATGCATGGGTAAAACATTCAGTTTATTAGCAGTGACAggcaatgtagttgcctgccattggtcattagcctggcacactgccaacTACCGATTTTAGTatgctactacatgtataaatagTATTGCTAAATTTACTAACAAGAtcagtgagagcaagctttagtgctATACGTCTTTGAACCGACACAACGACTCATGCAGTCTAATGACTAGCATAGCTTATTTGGTACTATAAGTGCCTTAGGAACAGGGGGTACCGAGATCAAATTCAGCACGATGCGGATATTTTGTTCCTATCATTCGTAAATTGTAATGGCTATAGCCAGACAGAttgataataatatacatagactagttgaatgcccgggtaataaaactctctgcacagaaaacttatttttatttaacatacagcagcagttaccattctaactttcaaaattcataTAATGGCAGTGCagtttgtgcagtttaaataaattgagggaaaatataaaacagctgtaaaggttttcaatctttgtcaaacaactgttactttcaaacttcgtatcatgaggaaaatattttgtgcatgtcaaataaatttaaaaaaaaataaaacaactataaatatgTTTAACTCTTTTACTACTGCAAACCAATGTATCAGCTCAGGTTGCCTTCTCTTAGTGActggaagccgatacatcggcttttaGACATTGCATTAGTTTATTAataattactcagctttcaTTTCAGATAGACCAATAAGATTGGGTTTCTATGAaaacaagcttgttgctaacGATATAGACTGATCAGCAGGCATTTCACTAGCGGCTCACTGATTATCAAACTAGAGAGTTCATCGTGGAAAAAGCACGAACAAAAAAGAATACCGCGACCGCGTGTGCGCGCGTGTCTGTGTAAAAAGGTTTctgttccagcagaagatattcatcaaaacttatAATACGACAATACTACCTATAATGCAATACTACtacctttcgatactggtaccatTGTAGAAATAAGATATcaaactgtctttgtctgaccaaacggagaggAAATGTAGAGGTTCTACTCGAGATAATAGAGTTGTCTGCATGGATAGTATTAAGTGGATAGAGTTAATGGAATTCATAGTTTAAATTAATACTTCTATGAAACTCtttcgtgtttcatagagtttcgAAGATTACGTCATTTAGTTTATAAAATTGGGAAAAGTGTGTATAAAGTATATAGCAAAGGTTTTGAATGGTGAGAGCCTCCATGGACTGGTGGTTAGCCACTAGGATTGTAAACCTGTGGTTGCAATAaacatgagttcaaatccagcaagaTGGGAAATcctaattccaagattttaattgctatagcgGGACATGCAGATATTCAGATATTCTGATGGTAGTAAAGAATCGATTGATTTCAATTCTTACTGGCAGTATGCGCTGAGTCAATTCAATCCCACAGTAAATGAAAGATGAGACTCAATTCAATCAGATTCAGTTATAGATTGTTCTGTAGGCTTGCTTGATCAATCATGTTAACTCAAGTGCCTATCTCTGCATAAATATTGTTCTGTTTATACTCCATATGAATTATTTGTCAGCCTTTTAATGCAAATATTCTACTACTTGTAtgtaatgtttttaataataattgtaaaattttataacgTCAATTCCggctaacttgtttactatcaGCTAGCTGCCAATCCATCAATGTAATGATTTAACCACAAGTGCAAATCAGTCTGCAATCAGGTGCAATACCTTATCGCTGCCGATTCATGTGCAAATGGACAAAAACAAGCTGCTCTAATTGTTTACTTAATAAGATTCACCACTTTTCAGCATCCTCCTATCTTTAAAAATAGCTGCTTTTAATATTGCCCcacaaagtaaaagaaataaatgaaatcactGCTGCCCTTATGTTGTCACTATTTGCAATACGATGATTCTCCtccagttttatataaatttccaGCAACCGCTGTCTTATTCATTTTCATGTTATATTCTCAGAGAGTGTAGACTTCTTTATAACTAGATAGAACAGAAACATATTGTACACCTAACTCTCTCCTGGAAAGGGGTGAAAAAGGTATGTCTGTCTATATGTATGCCTTTATTTTTTGGATTAATGTTGTTCATCTATGTCTTTAGTTTTTGCAATTCATGTCAAcacttcacattatattttattagctatatgtcatatgttaatcaagttttaataacttttagTTTCACGGTGTTAAGATGTAAATATACCACAACAAATACATCTATACGTCTGTGCGGAACTTCATTACTAATCCGGGAGGGCAGTTACAGTGAAACTTTTCCTCTATGAACGCGGGACCCATCTACAACTACAACCAACGCTTTTCCTCTGACAATTAAACTCTCTACTAGAGCTCCAACTCTCTGCTCACGCAATAACCAACAATCAACACATCTGTACAGAAGAACAATCAAATCTAAAATAAGCAAGCACAAATCACCTACCAGGTATCAACCATTTGCACGGAAAGCCTTTAAGACTACACACCAATGAACAATTATCTAGACACAGTCTAACCGAGCCAGAGCCAGTCAGCCCAGCGCCAGAGCCACGCAGCCAGAGCCAGGAAGCCAGAGCCAGCAGCCGACAAGACCTCTGCATAGATAAGTTGCAATTCTGTATTGTGTTAATTTTAACTTTCCTATTTGATTATTACCTAGGTAGTGATTGCAAGCTGCTTAAATTAAAGATTTTTCTGATAGCTGCCACGCTATATGATTTGagattaattttgtcaattaaTCAGCTCAATTGAAAATTAACTTTGCAagttaaaatagttttcttagGTTTCCCATATTCCTTGTTGTAACATCGGTATTGAACGAGTGACAACATAAAGCAGCACTGCGTTTAAATTCCGGGCAATAATTAGGACATCACCTCAATCATCTCATTCTTACCTCATTAGGGACATCTAATTTAGATAGcggctgtgtgtgtgtgtaattCAGCTGTTTTGAATGTACAACACAGCACAGGCATTCTGAGCGctcataaaataattaaaactgcTTGTCATAGCATCACGGCTTCATACTAAACTTAGGTTTTGTGCTACCTAACTTTTGTTTCTAAAAACTTTCTAATTTGTGCCGTTAGATTACTAGGTTAATCATGTCTGAGACGCATGTCAATGCACCAGATGCCTCAGTTAATGAACTTTCTCGATCCGCCTTTAGCCAGCCGACTTTTTCAAAAATAGCTGTAGAATCCTCAAGCTCGATATCTCAGTCAAATAATGAAACATATTGTGCTAAAAGAACTGAGATTAGAAGTAAAACTGAAGAACTAGACTATGTTGTCGAAAATTGTAGTAGCTTTCATAGGTTATTAGCTGCTGATCTTTCTTCCCGGAAACAATTGTCTTATGATAACTGGGAATGCTTGAAAAGGCAATTATCTGAATGTAAAGCCAATATCATACAAGTGTATGAGCAATGGAAAATCATGCGCGGCGCTCTCGAGCCAGACTTGAAAATGCGCAACACACTGGATAGAGTGGTGGCGGATAATGAACAACTGATGGTAAGAATTTTGCAACGAATGAGTCAGTTTTCAGCCAAAGCTAATACCACTTGTTCGAGCAACTCTAGTGTGACTGTTCTACCAAACAGCCAGTTGCACCTTTATTCGCCCGCATCAGCGAGCCGCTCATTTAAATCCCGATCCAAGTCCTCAGTTTCTAGATCTTCGCAAGCAagttcaaaaattaaaatgatgcaaatagaaGCTAAAGCAAATGCTGCAGCTCTAAAAAAGAAATTGGAAGCATCAAAAACCACTCAAGCTCTGGAACAACAAGTTCAGCAACTGACAATGGCTGTTGAACAAAGCAAGTTGCAAGCTGAATTAGATGCTGCTGAAGCTCAAGAGCATGTCATCTCTCAGGCTTTAGAGGAAGACGCTAGTTCTCTCTTTCACCCACCTTCTCAAGGCGTGACACCATTTATTATTTCTCAAGGCCCAACACCGGACACTCACAAAGGTTTGCAATTTGCTGCACCACCAGCCATTGAGCACGTAAAAAGATATATCTCTGAGCAGCAGCCCAATCTAGGAAATCCTGATGAAACGCTTCCTACTCAACCTGACATGAAAGCGCAAGTTAATTTCACTCCCAACCTGCAAAAAAATGCAGAACCTCTTACACAACTACCAAAGCTACCGCCTGACTGGTCCAACCAAGCCTCTTCTCctcaaaccatttatttaccACCAGATACCGTGAAGCAGAACCCTATTTCAGGTCCAATTATCTTGGGCTCGCCTATGCCTGAACATCAAGCCTTTGCAGCTACGCTTGCCCAAGCCATCCACACCATCAAACTGAAACCAGCTGAACCCACTATATTTTATGGCGATCCATTAACCTATTTAGACTGGAAAGTAGCATTTGAAGGGCTCATCGAAAGCGGCAATCACTCACCTCTTCAAAAACTAGCATTTTTACAGCAATACCTAAGCGGAAAGGCTAAGGATGCTGTAACCGGTTATTTTCGGTTAGGAACTGAAGAAGCCTTTCAAGATGCTAAAAGGAAGCTTGACAAAAGATTTGGGCAACCACACATTTTAGCTGAAGCTTACCGATCAAAGCTGGGATGTTGGCCCACCATCAAAGAACATGACGGCGAATCCTTACAGAAACTTGCAGACTTTCTCGAATCATGCAAAACAGCTATGAGAACTCTGCCCGAGCTAAATTGTCTCAATGATCGAtatgaaaatatgaaaatcTTGGAGAAATTGCCTCTTTCTGTAGGCAGGCGATGGGCTAAAGAAGCaacaaaaattgaagcaaacactTTCAAGTTTCCCACCTTCTTTGATTTCTGTGATTTCCTCACACAAGAATCAAACGTCGCAACAAATAGCCTTAGTGTGGCTTTGGCCAAAAGAGCCACATTGAGTCGAAAATATGACAATAGTAGCAACCAAAACAAACCACCTTACAAAACGGAAAAGCGCATAACCACACTATTAGCTTCAGAAAGCAAAACCCCATCTAAGCACATGCCACTAGAAAATGCAAAACCTAAACACGCAAAATATCCATGCCTTTTGTGTAACATGGAAAACCATACCACTGGTACCTGTTTAAAACTAGAAAGAAAAGGTCACAAAGACattgaacaattttttattaacaacaaCCTTTGCTACTCATGCTCCAAGCCAGGTCATAGAATGAACGAGTGTCGTCACCCAGAAACCTGCTACAAAAAGGGCTGTGGGCAACGACATCTCACTGTATTTCACGAGTATCATAGAAGAGGCAGCATTACCTCTCCACTGCATCAGCAATCAAATTATACACAAAGTCGAGGTGGCGCAAACAAGACCTCACAGCAGCAGAAGCCAATTCGAAACCAAAGCAGTGAGGGTAACGTCTCACAACCACAACCATTCAACAAGGGTGAACCACCAGCAAACAATCAAGCTCCTGCAACAGTACGCAACTGTACAGACACTAGTGAACAGCCTGCTAACCTCGCATCATGGACAATTCCTGTTTACATATCAAGCAAGGAAAACCCTGAACAAGAAGTTCTTGTATATGCGTTATTAGATTCTGGGTCAAATCGTACGTTCATAACACAGAAAACTCTACAAAAGCTCAATGCACCAACTCATGACACAAGTATGAAAATCAGTACACTAAATGACGTCGATGGGACTAAATCAAGCAGGCAAGCTGCTTCAGGGCTGATGGTTCGGGggtataacaaacaaaaatatgttgagTTGCCATCTTGTGTAAGCCAATCCAAGATTCCATACAATCTTGAAGAAATTCCTAACTCGATGTCTGTTCTCGACTGGCCACACTTACGTCATCTCGCTACTGAATTTATTACCTCGAGCGAAGGTAGCTCAATTGAACTTGGATTGCTAATTGGAAGCAACCTACCACAGGTTTTCATCTCTAGACAAGAGGTAAGCAGAGGTGATCATGAACCCTTTGCTCGACTAACTGATCTAGGATGGACATTGATGGGAAATACAGCTTTACCAACCCTTTCACCTAACTTGACGACCATAGTAAACTTAGCAGTGTCACAACCAACAGCGCGATCAAACATATCATTCAAGATTCATACTGAAAATGCAGATCACGAGAACAACAGTGAAAACCTAGAAGCTAAAATACTAAAGATCTTCAGTTCTGATTTCCATTCTAAACCGGCTGATGAAAACAGAACTCTCTCTATCGACGACTTAGACTTTCTAGAACTCATGGATAAGCAAACATATAGAGATGAAGAAGGCTTTATCACAATGCCGCTACCCTTGAAGCGTGAACCTAGCCCAAACAAATCGAGACTACTTGCAATGAGTCGCTTTAAAGCTCTCCAGAAAAAACTCACTGATCCAAAATTCTCTGACCACTACTATCAGTTTATGGATGAAATAATCACACAAAGTGATGCCGAAATCGTGCCAAAAAAGGAGGAAGACTTAGCTACCTCTTGGTACATCCCTCACTTTGGGGTGTATCACCCAAAGAAGCCTGGAAAAATTCGAGTTGTATTTGATGGTGCAGCCAAAATAGAAGGCATGTGTTTGAATGACCACCTTCTACAAGGGCCTGACCAAATGAACAGCCTTGTTGGCATTCTCATGCGATTCCGCAAAGAGACCGTGGGAGTTACTTGCGATATTGGCAGGATGTTCCATCAGTTTAGAGTTTCTCCAAAACACAGAGACTACCTTCGATTTTTTTGGTTCAATAAAGACGGTGAAGTCGCCACATATAGAATGAAAGTACACTTATTCGGTGCTACCTCCTCCCCAGCTTGCGCGACCTACGGCCTCCGTAAGCTCTGCGACATAAGTCCGAACCCTAATTCTGAAGCAAAGTCCTTCATCAAAAAGGACTTCTACGTAGATGATGGATTAATTAGCTTTCCTGACTCCAACTCCGCGAGAAGTATGATTCGTGATGCTATATCAATTTGCAAGGAAGGCAATCTTCGCCTTCACAAGTTTTCTTCAAATTCATCTGATTTTCTTCAGTTTCTTCCTGAGTCTGAGAGAAATATTCAAGACACACAGGCCCTAGATATGGACAGTGACTGCCAACCAATGGAAAGAACACTGGGGCTTCTCTGGTCTTTAAAGTCAGATAGCTTTTGTTTCAGTGCTTCTCTCAAACCTAATCCATCTACGCGAAGAGGTGTTTTATCTACCATTGCATCCATATATGATCCTCTCGGCTTCCTCTCTCCTTACATCTTGCAAGGTAAGAACATTCTTCAAGACATGTGCAGAAAAGCAACATCATGGGATGACCCTTTAACTGGAGATCTGTTGTCACGGTGGGAGAGTTGGAAATCATCTTTATCGGATCTTGTTGGTATCAACATCAAAAGATGCTATAAACCTGTTAGTTTTAGTGACATTGCAAAAGCTGAGGTTCACCATTTCTGTGACGCCAGCACAAGTGGGTATGGACAAGTCAGTTACCTTAGACTCGTCAATACTAAAGGCGAAGTTCATTGTTCTCTGCTCATGAGCAAAGCTCGTGTAGCCCCATTGAAACCAGTCACAATCCCTCGCCTTGAACTGCAAGCCGCAGTTACGTCATCACAGATATCTGGCCTTGTTAAAACAGAACTTGGTTTGGATGTTACCGAAACTTTTTGGACAGACTCACAAGTAGTTCTAGGCTATCTAAAAAATACCACCAAAAAATTTCACGT
Proteins encoded in this window:
- the LOC137404057 gene encoding uncharacterized protein: MSETHVNAPDASVNELSRSAFSQPTFSKIAVESSSSISQSNNETYCAKRTEIRSKTEELDYVVENCSSFHRLLAADLSSRKQLSYDNWECLKRQLSECKANIIQVYEQWKIMRGALEPDLKMRNTLDRVVADNEQLMVRILQRMSQFSAKANTTCSSNSSVTVLPNSQLHLYSPASASRSFKSRSKSSVSRSSQASSKIKMMQIEAKANAAALKKKLEASKTTQALEQQVQQLTMAVEQSKLQAELDAAEAQEHVISQALEEDASSLFHPPSQGVTPFIISQGPTPDTHKGLQFAAPPAIEHVKRYISEQQPNLGNPDETLPTQPDMKAQVNFTPNLQKNAEPLTQLPKLPPDWSNQASSPQTIYLPPDTVKQNPISGPIILGSPMPEHQAFAATLAQAIHTIKLKPAEPTIFYGDPLTYLDWKVAFEGLIESGNHSPLQKLAFLQQYLSGKAKDAVTGYFRLGTEEAFQDAKRKLDKRFGQPHILAEAYRSKLGCWPTIKEHDGESLQKLADFLESCKTAMRTLPELNCLNDRYENMKILEKLPLSVGRRWAKEATKIEANTFKFPTFFDFCDFLTQESNVATNSLSVALAKRATLSRKYDNSSNQNKPPYKTEKRITTLLASESKTPSKHMPLENAKPKHAKYPCLLCNMENHTTGTCLKLERKGHKDIEQFFINNNLCYSCSKPGHRMNECRHPETCYKKGCGQRHLTVFHEYHRRGSITSPLHQQSNYTQSRGGANKTSQQQKPIRNQSSEGNVSQPQPFNKGEPPANNQAPATVRNCTDTSEQPANLASWTIPVYISSKENPEQEVLVYALLDSGSNRTFITQKTLQKLNAPTHDTSMKISTLNDVDGTKSSRQAASGLMVRGYNKQKYVELPSCVSQSKIPYNLEEIPNSMSVLDWPHLRHLATEFITSSEGSSIELGLLIGSNLPQVFISRQEVSRGDHEPFARLTDLGWTLMGNTALPTLSPNLTTIVNLAVSQPTARSNISFKIHTENADHENNSENLEAKILKIFSSDFHSKPADENRTLSIDDLDFLELMDKQTYRDEEGFITMPLPLKREPSPNKSRLLAMSRFKALQKKLTDPKFSDHYYQFMDEIITQSDAEIVPKKEEDLATSWYIPHFGVYHPKKPGKIRVVFDGAAKIEGMCLNDHLLQGPDQMNSLVGILMRFRKETVGVTCDIGRMFHQFRVSPKHRDYLRFFWFNKDGEVATYRMKVHLFGATSSPACATYGLRKLCDISPNPNSEAKSFIKKDFYVDDGLISFPDSNSARSMIRDAISICKEGNLRLHKFSSNSSDFLQFLPESERNIQDTQALDMDSDCQPMERTLGLLWSLKSDSFCFSASLKPNPSTRRGVLSTIASIYDPLGFLSPYILQGKNILQDMCRKATSWDDPLTGDLLSRWESWKSSLSDLVGINIKRCYKPVSFSDIAKAEVHHFCDASTSGYGQVSYLRLVNTKGEVHCSLLMSKARVAPLKPVTIPRLELQAAVTSSQISGLVKTELGLDVTETFWTDSQVVLGYLKNTTKKFHVYVTNRIQQVRNNCCPEKWFYVPTAINPADHASRGMTVAQLLQSNWFVGPEFLWKEPLVVPEQLPPQITDGDPEVKSLMTTTHASHKHLSLYSLLHRFSSWSTAVKVTEIFIRKARSKCMNNTSYDARTASASYIIRSTQQEHFSEYQCLKDGNKISRNSPIFNLDPFIDADGVMRVGGRLNHSKTLQYPEKHPAILPRTGHFTQILLRHLHEKTAHQGRGMTLAKMRSAGYWIVGARSLISSLIHHCVICRLYRGRPAIPQMSPLPPERVTESPPFSFCGVDCFGPFLVKDRRTELKRYGLMVTCLASRAVHIEMLDDMTTSAFINAMRNVTAIRGPIQEVWCDQGTNFIGAIPELTEKGVLEFKLNPPAASHMGGVWERMIHTARSVLQSLLRKHSGRLDSSSLRTLMYEVMAIINSRPLSGVTEEQIPLSPNLLLTMKSDIVLPPPSHFSDSDIYSRKRWRAVQHLSNLFWKRWRTEYLAYLQARQKWVSGNREIKIGDLVVIKDENSHRNQWTRGKVEECFKSKDGLVRSVKILVGNRREGAKSHKYLTRPVSKLITLIES